GCCTGATTTACCCAAAAAACTTTTTTCTAATAATGCAGTCAGCAAAACCATAAAACTTTTATCTATACTTAATTTGTCTGTTTCAATAATCAGGTTAGGGGTTAACGGTTCTTCGTAAGGATCATTTACCCCCGTAAAGTGAGGTATACTACCCTCTCTTGCTTTTTTGTACATACCTTTAACATCCCTTTGTTCGCAGATCTCGACAGGACAGTTTACATATATTTCAAAAAAGTTCCCTATGAGCTTTTTTTGTTCTTCTCTAACATCCCTGTAAGGTGAAATTGCGGCTACAATGGTATTTACGCCGTGTTTGTTCAACATCCTGCTGAGCCAGCCTATCCTGCGTATATTTTCATCTCTGTCCTGTTTTGTGAAGCCAAGTCCCCGTGTTAGATACTGCCTGACAACATCTCCGTCTAACAATTCTACATTAGCTATACCTTGCTGAGATCTTTAAAGAAAACGGTTATTAGCGAGCGTCGTTTTACCTGAACAGGGCAAGCCGGTAAACCAGACTGTAAAGCCTTTCATCTCAGCATGCCCTCTACAAAAGGTACTTCAAACACCTTTTTATGCATAATAGGCCCATGTCCGAAAAACCCCTTTTCCCCGAATAACTCACCATGATCGGATGAAACAACAAAATAGGTGTTAGATGGACATTTATTGAATAATTTTTCTATTAATCCATCAACATATTCGATACATGAAATTTGTTTATTTTTGAATGTCTTAAGCATTTTTTTGTTAAAGAAAGTAGCTTGGTTGCCGGGTTGAGCCTGATCACCTGTATGATTTACAAGGTCATCCATATGTTTAAATACACCGTGTACACCGTGTATTTTTGGATAATCTAAAGGATTTTCTCCCGGCAATACATAAGGATAATGTGCCTCTCCTACATTGAGAAAATAAAAGTAAGGTTGGCTGTTATTAAATTCTATTTCATCAACCATACCTGCAAAATCGTTATGTTTGTCCATAAGTTTATAGTCATCAAAAAATGCGGAAAACCCTGTAAATTTATTGAGTACCGGCAATGAAACCCTTGCAATTGTTTTATAGCCGAGAGTTTTGAGTACTTTTGGCAAGCTGAGTTCAGGAACAAAATTTTTAAAGGATAGTTCAGTCCCAATTCTTTGTGTCCACAAAGATAGTTCGTTCTTGTACACTTCTGAAGCAAATATTTTTGTCGGATTTTTATGAGGCATGAGCCCCATGAGCAATACATAATGCGAAGGGGATGTCCAGCTTGCATAGCTGTATCGTTTCTCTATTTTACCAAGTTTTTGGGTATTTTTTAGCTTAGCCTTCATAAAACTATCGTGCCGTGCACTGTCTATGATAATAAAAATAATGTTGTTCATACATCACATTTTACCTTTTCTTTTTTGCTTCCCCTACAAATATCAATACATTAGGAATACTTTATGTAATATCAAAAACCAATTTCAATGCATATTTGACTTTTTCAAGTTCCTCTGAATATAATTGTCCAATCTTTCTTATAAATCTTTCTTCCGACACTGACTTCACCTGAAATAAGTCAATTGCAGATAGTTTACTTAATCCGTTATTCCTATTTGGTTGAAGTTTTACAAACCATAAAACTTTCTCATAATTTTCCTTATAATCCGTTAGAGGGGCTATTACCTTTAAGGGTAAAACACCTATAGCATCATTATTTAGGATAACACATGGTCTGGTCTTTTTTATTTCTGACCCTATAGTAGGATTTAGATTGATCAACCATATTTCGCCTTGCTTCATTCTACAAAATCCTCGTACTCTATTTCTTTGAGTATTGTCAAATTTTTGTTAGACTTATATTCTCCTCTCATGGTTGATGCAATTTTTCTAAGCTCGTCTTTCGTTTTTTCAGCCATATAAAGCTCCACAGCCCGTCTGATCAATTCAGATCTTCCTATTTTATTTTTCTTTTTAATATTATCCAGGTAATTTATAAGAGTTATAGGCAGTGAAATCGAAATCTTCTCTACTTTACTTGTTAACACAGTACTACCTCCTTTGCTACTTATAGTAGTAAATATATTCATACCTAATGTATTGTCAATAGTTTTCAGATCTACCTGTTTTTCTTAATTGATATCACGACTTCTGACTTGTTTGGTATGCATGTATGGTGTCATCGACCGTGCTGCCTTTGGATATACCCCTGCCGTGTATCCATACTGCATCGTCGCACAGTTGTTTGATCATCCCCATACTGTGTGTAACTATGATCATGGTTTTACCCCTGTTGCGGAAATCCGTGATCTTGTCGATACACTTTTTCTGGAACGACTCGTCACCGACAGCCAGAACCTCGTCTATTAAAAGAATATCGGGATCCACATTTACGGCCACCGAGAACCCAAGGCGCATGTACATGCCTGTCGAGTACGTTCTTACAGGCGCATCAATGAAATCCTCGAGCTCGGCGAATGCAACGATTTGATCGAACCGTTTTTTTATCTCTTTTTTCGGAAGGCCGAGTATAATGCCGTTTATAAAGATATTTTCCCTGCCTGTGAACTCGGGATGGAAGCCGGCCCCGACCTCTATCAGTGTCGAGACCCTGCCGTCCACCATAACCCTGCCCTTGTCCGGCTTGTATATCCCTGCTATAAGTTTAAGGATTGTGCTTTTGCCAGAGCCGTTGTTCCCTATGAGGCCGAATGTCGAGCCCTTTCTTATGGATAGGTTTATATCCTCAAGGACCTCAAGGTACTCTTTGTTTGGATTTTTCTCGAACCAATTAAAATGAGCAAGACGCTCCTTGAAACTCGAATAATTCTTTTTTAACGCATATTTTTTAAAATGCTTCTCTACATGCTCCAAAACAACTGCATCATTCATATAAACTCCGGGAATGCCTCTTTAAGCTTTTCGAATAGGTATGCGCCTATAAGAAGTATGACAACCGAGGCAATCAGTAAATAAGACAGATGCAGCCAGTTGGGAAAGATATTGTAATAAAAAATCCATTGATAAGAGCGAACCAATAAAGTCATTGGGTTCAGGTAGAATATAAATAAATACCGGGAAGGGACCTGTGACAGTTGATAAATGATAGGTGTTACAAAAAATCCAAGCAGCAGGAAGTTATTCACAATTTGCTGGAGATCGCGGAAATAGACGTTTATAGCAGCGATTATAAGCACAAGTCCTTCCGTTAATATCAACTGGATAATTATGACGGGGATAATGGCTATTATGGGAATACCGAGGTCCATTCTTAAAATGAACATAAATAAAAGCAAAAGCGGTAAACTAAAAATATAGTTCATCATGTTCACGAGCACGGAAACCGTGGGTAATACCTGGGGCGGGAAAAGCACTTTTGTTATAAGATTCGAGCCGCCTACAATGGAGTTGACGCCATCCGTAAATGCTGTAGAAAACCATGTCCACGGCAGCAGCCCGGCGAAAAGGAATACGGAATAATTCTTTATACCGTTGTTCATTAAGACCTTGAACACAAACACATAAACCAGCATCAATAAAAACGGGTTTATGAATGTCCAGAAAAACCCAAGTACCGATCCCCTGTACCTTGCCTTCAGGCCTCTTACCACCAGCGCGTTTATCAGCGCCCTGTATTTGTAA
The sequence above is drawn from the Deltaproteobacteria bacterium genome and encodes:
- a CDS encoding sulfatase-like hydrolase/transferase; translated protein: MNNIIFIIIDSARHDSFMKAKLKNTQKLGKIEKRYSYASWTSPSHYVLLMGLMPHKNPTKIFASEVYKNELSLWTQRIGTELSFKNFVPELSLPKVLKTLGYKTIARVSLPVLNKFTGFSAFFDDYKLMDKHNDFAGMVDEIEFNNSQPYFYFLNVGEAHYPYVLPGENPLDYPKIHGVHGVFKHMDDLVNHTGDQAQPGNQATFFNKKMLKTFKNKQISCIEYVDGLIEKLFNKCPSNTYFVVSSDHGELFGEKGFFGHGPIMHKKVFEVPFVEGMLR
- a CDS encoding ABC transporter ATP-binding protein, with translation MNDAVVLEHVEKHFKKYALKKNYSSFKERLAHFNWFEKNPNKEYLEVLEDINLSIRKGSTFGLIGNNGSGKSTILKLIAGIYKPDKGRVMVDGRVSTLIEVGAGFHPEFTGRENIFINGIILGLPKKEIKKRFDQIVAFAELEDFIDAPVRTYSTGMYMRLGFSVAVNVDPDILLIDEVLAVGDESFQKKCIDKITDFRNRGKTMIIVTHSMGMIKQLCDDAVWIHGRGISKGSTVDDTIHAYQTSQKS
- a CDS encoding ABC transporter permease, with translation MKRIVEHFKELYKYRALINALVVRGLKARYRGSVLGFFWTFINPFLLMLVYVFVFKVLMNNGIKNYSVFLFAGLLPWTWFSTAFTDGVNSIVGGSNLITKVLFPPQVLPTVSVLVNMMNYIFSLPLLLLFMFILRMDLGIPIIAIIPVIIIQLILTEGLVLIIAAINVYFRDLQQIVNNFLLLGFFVTPIIYQLSQVPSRYLFIFYLNPMTLLVRSYQWIFYYNIFPNWLHLSYLLIASVVILLIGAYLFEKLKEAFPEFI
- a CDS encoding type II toxin-antitoxin system PemK/MazF family toxin, which encodes MKQGEIWLINLNPTIGSEIKKTRPCVILNNDAIGVLPLKVIAPLTDYKENYEKVLWFVKLQPNRNNGLSKLSAIDLFQVKSVSEERFIRKIGQLYSEELEKVKYALKLVFDIT
- a CDS encoding ribbon-helix-helix protein, CopG family yields the protein MLTSKVEKISISLPITLINYLDNIKKKNKIGRSELIRRAVELYMAEKTKDELRKIASTMRGEYKSNKNLTILKEIEYEDFVE